One window of Microtus pennsylvanicus isolate mMicPen1 chromosome X, mMicPen1.hap1, whole genome shotgun sequence genomic DNA carries:
- the LOC142841459 gene encoding DDB1- and CUL4-associated factor 12-like protein 1, whose protein sequence is MAPQQTGSRKLKASKEGAGSSSSPFPSVVAMAAAEAGQAEGSLLLVKRPQRPMARHSLVHYLKGRALGYEGHPRLVGFEGDLHSYRALRLPELLRERQLALGPLNKVFASQWLNARQVVCGTKCNTLFVVDVKTDHIRCIPLISDRGPDQSRGSPSCGIHAVELNPSKTLMATGGENPNSLAVYQLPKLDPMCLGDCQGHRDWIFAIAWMSDTVAVSGSRDGTLALWLVDPDMFDCSIAGHEDAGLPVYAHIRPTDIEAIPKVTTNPGNRKVRALAYSNKNQELGAVSLDGYFHLWKARSSLSRLMSLRLPYSWENMCLTYCDELCLYVVGSQCHVSFLDTRQSQQNIRPFCSREGGIGVHSLSVHQHIVTVGTGHGSLLFYDIRAQKFLEQRSVASPDMFPVPSGRKLKLTCGSGWINQNGFLEYYAAGIHFPNALYTHCYNWPEMKLFVGGGPLASGLHGNYAGLWS, encoded by the coding sequence ATGGCCCCTCAGCAAACAGGTAGCAGGAAGCTGAAAGCCTCCAAGGAGGGCGCGGGGAGCTCTTCGTCGCCATTCCCCTCCGTGGTGGCGATGGCGGCAGCCGAAGCAGGCCAAGCCGAGGGGTCGCTGCTGCTGGTCAAGAGGCCACAGCGGCCCATGGCTCGCCATTCCTTGGTGCACTACCTGAAGGGCCGGGCCCTGGGCTACGAGGGCCACCCGAGGCTGGTGGGCTTCGAGGGCGACCTGCACAGCTACAGGGCCCTCAGGCTGCCGGAGCTGCTGAGGGAGCGCCAGTTGGCACTTGGCCCCCTCAACAAGGTGTTCGCATCGCAGTGGCTAAATGCCAGGCAGGTGGTGTGTGGCACCAAGTGCAACACGCTTTTTGTGGTCGACGTCAAGACCGACCATATCAGGTGCATTCCTCTGATTAGTGACAGGGGGCCCGACCAATCCCGTGGCTCGCCGTCCTGTGGCATTCATGCCGTGGAGCTGAATCCCTCCAAGACCCTCATGGCCACTGGAGGGGAAAACCCCAACAGCCTGGCCGTCTACCAGTTGCCCAAGCTGGACCCCATGTGCCTAGGAGATTGCCAAGGCCACAGGGACTGGATCTTTGCCATAGCTTGGATGAGTGACACTGTGGCTGTGAGTGGTTCCCGCGATGGCACCTTGGCACTCTGGCTGGTGGATCCGGACATGTTCGATTGCAGCATTGCTGGGCACGAGGATGCGGGCCTTCCAGTATATGCTCACATCCGTCCTACAGATATAGAGGCCATCCCTAAAGTCACAACCAATCCTGGTAACCGCAAAGTTCGAGCCCTTGcttacagcaacaaaaaccaggaGCTGGGAGCCGTGTCTCTGGATGGCTACTTCCACCTGTGGAAAGCCAGGAGCTCCCTGTCCAGGCTGATGTCCCTAAGGCTGCCCTACTCCTGGGAGAACATGTGTCTCACTTACTGTGATGAGTTGTGCCTCTATGTTGTCGGATCCCAGTGTCATGTTTCATTCCTGGATACTCGCCAAAGCCAGCAGAACATCCGGCCATTCTGCTCCCGAGAAGGAGGCATTGGTGTGCATTCCTTGAGTGTCCACCAGCATATTGTCACCGTGGGAACAGGCCACGGTTCTCTGCTCTTCTATGACATCCGTGCCCAGAAGTTCCTCGAGCAAAGATCTGTAGCCAGTCCAGACATGTTTCCTGTGCCCTCTGGAAGGAAGCTCAAGCTCACCTGTGGCAGCGGCTGGATCAACCAGAATGGTTTCTTAGAGTATTACGCTGCTGGTATACATTTCCCCAATGCACTCTACACTCACTGCTATAACTGGCCAGAGATGAAGCTCTTCGTGGGTGGGGGCCCACTGGCCTCAGGCCTCCATGGCAACTATGCAGGCCTCTGGAGCTAA